The genomic region GACGGCTGCGCAAAGGGCTATTGCGCGACATCGATATCTTCGGCGATCGCCGCCGGCAGCGCGCTTCTCGATGCCTACAAGGGCCACGCGCTCGCCAAGGTCATCGACATCTCCGCCAGCGGAACCAACAACGATGGGCCGCCTATTGCAGCGAGCCGGCTCGATGCGCTGAGAAGCGGCTACATCATCAACGCGATCGCCATACCACAGGTGAGAGGTGGCGTTGCCTACCATCTGCTCGGCTATTTCACCGACAATGTCATCGGAGGCAGCGGCTCGTTCGCGCTTGAACCCTCAACCGTAGACGACTACGCGGTGGCCTTGCGGAAAAAGCTTCAGATCGAAATCAGCAAGGCCACAGGTTCGGCCTCCCGCTATGAAATCGCATCGGGGAGGCGGGCGATTGCGGGCCGGTGACAAACCGTCCCAGCAGGAGCGTCACGCTCGCCTCACTGGACCGCTACAGCCTCAGGGAGCTGTTGGCGGGGGTGTGACACCGAGGTAGTAGTCGCCCTGGTGGCTGCCCTGGTATTCGTTGGTGTAGCGATCGCGGGCCGCACCCAGGTTCGCCGGCGGTATCCGCCGCTGGTAAACGATGCTGCCGGTCGGTGCCGGATCGACTACGACGACGTCCGGTGTCGGATCGACGTAGACGACATCAGGCGTCGGATCGGCGTAGTAGATACTGCCGGTCGGCGTGCGATCGACATAGTACATATCGGCAAAGGCCGGTGCGGCTGCGCCGACAAGGGCGGATGTGAGGACGAGTGTTTTCACGGAAACTC from Sinorhizobium garamanticum harbors:
- a CDS encoding DUF1194 domain-containing protein; this encodes MRAVVLLLLLLATSRGPVLAADVDAAIVFAVDVSASIDRSTARLQREGHALALSEPRVIAAISTGLNGCIAIAYMEWSSPGDARSVLPWTVICNRADGLTAAEAIRRDGADGDGCAKGYCATSISSAIAAGSALLDAYKGHALAKVIDISASGTNNDGPPIAASRLDALRSGYIINAIAIPQVRGGVAYHLLGYFTDNVIGGSGSFALEPSTVDDYAVALRKKLQIEISKATGSASRYEIASGRRAIAGR